A single genomic interval of Sebastes umbrosus isolate fSebUmb1 chromosome 11, fSebUmb1.pri, whole genome shotgun sequence harbors:
- the LOC119497763 gene encoding myelin-associated glycoprotein-like isoform X1, protein MFVLIWATLLFTVKGSNADTGSFPGGKQHCQKESFCITLSEGEITTEAGLCVVIPCSFTTTYGFTPKNIVWYKCKPFKQRCRDLDIIFHSNKNNEKVQSGFKGRVSLLQPDVSQRNCSIIINDVIKSDSGSYLLRVNGHQFGSDTGFTYSQRTIVSVKDLIQKPTVMIPPLTEGQQTTLTCTAPGLFSGSEPNITWTWRGAGEKASHITGNITALKTEYLTAVTQRHSSTLMFNPSVTQHHGTEVTCKVTFTNNITTEETVTLNVTYVKQVKTTGNTSVKEGETLNLTCSVDSFPPSLITWTKSSDENMLNGTKPNLQIETSTGLQNNTETFPQEESGMGTFSISNVTREYSGQYICRVKHVNNTLMENVDVTVIYLETPVITGDTTVKKGDAVNLTCSVESVPPPSHITWTILGSNINLHNGPDADLQNDKGSNTLVIPNVTAEDSGRYICTAQHLDETVTAYADVTVTWLSKILNSGCMILSDVLTCVCISEGFPLPTIKWPLLENHAEYSVTTTVSNHTVNSTATLTVKDHSNTSVECVSSNENGEAKENLTVQINTSEEEDQSKQVLKMVSRLEVIIAFLIGLLLSAVLCCLVKNCHRKKQKSSGHLDETLEMVTSQEDPLIDAGQEAEDDQTYYQETAELEGGAEAAERATTDLNGGPKDVEYASIDFSVLKRKSPRKAAKTQDTTETEYAEIKKEVKEEREGNDGEEGDVLEGKEEETMIREDEETQHCVPEEEEGEDEEVYSNVNDIMGEI, encoded by the exons ATGTTTGTTCTCATCTGGGCGACTCTGCTCTTCACTGTGAAAGGCAGCAATGCTGACACAG GTTCCTTtccaggaggaaaacaacactGCCAAAAAGAATCCTTCTGTATCACCCTTAGTGAAGGAGAAATAACAACAGAGGCTGGACTCTGTGTTGTGATACCGTGTTCTTTCACCACCACTTACGGCTTTACACCCAAAAATATAGTTTGGTACAAATGTAAACCATTTAAACAAAGATGTAGAGATCTAGACATCATATTCCACTCTAACAAGAACAACGAAAAGGTTCAGTCTGGGTTCAAAGGACGAGTTTCACTGTTGCAGCCTGACGTGAGTCAGAGGAactgcagcatcatcatcaaTGACGTCATCAAGTCCGACTCTGGATCATATCTGCTCAGAGTTAATGGTCACCAGTTTGGGAGTGACACTGGATTTACATACTCTCAAAGGACAATCGTCTCCGTCAAAG ATCTGATCCAGAAGCCCACAGTGATGATTCCTCCTCTGACAGAGGGACAGCAGACCACACTGACCTGCACTGCTCCTGGTCTCTTCTCTGGATCTGAACCTAACATCACCTGGACgtggagaggagcaggagagaaGGCCTCTCACATCACAGGAAACATCACAGCTCTCAAGACCGAGTACCTGACTGCtgtcacacagagacacagctCAACTTTGATGTTTAACCCTTCAGTCACCCAACACCATGGCACTGAGGTCACCTGTAAGGTCACCTTCACCAACAACATCACTACAGAGGAGACGGTGACTCTGAATGTGACCT ATGTGAAGCAAGTTAAGACCACTGGAAATACAAGTGTGAAGGAGGGTGAGACTCTGAATCTGACCTGCAGTGTTGACagtttccctccatctctcatcACCTGGACTAAATCTTCTGACGAAAACATGCTAAATGGAACCAAACCGAATCTGCAGATCGAAACTTCAACTGGTCTGCAGAACAACACTGAGACCTTCCCACAGGAAGAAAGTGGAATGGGCACTTTTTCCATCTCTAATGTGACCAGAGAATATTCTGGACAGTACATCTGCAGAGTAAAACATGTGAATAACACCCTGATGGAAAACGTTGATGTAACAGTGATAT ATTTAGAGACACCTGTAATCACTGGTGATACAACTGTTAAGAAGGGAGATGCCGTGAATTTAACCTGCAGTGTTGAAAGTGTTCCTCCTCCGTCTCATATCACATGGACTATACTTGGCTCCAACATAAACCTACACAACGGACCTGATGCTGACCTGCAGAACGACAAAGGATCCAACACACTTGTCATCCCTAATGTGACGGCAGAAGATTCTGGACGGTACATCTGTACAGCACAACACCTGGACGAGACTGTGACTGCATATGCTGATGTAACAGTGACTT GGCTTTCAAAGATCTTAAACTCTGGATGTATGATTCTGTCGGATGTCCTGACCTGTGTGTGCATCAGCGAGGGGTTTCCTTTACCCACCATCAAATGGCCGCTGTTGGAGAACCACGCTGAGTACTCTGTCACCACCACTGTTTCCAACCACACAGTCAACAGCACCGCCACCCTAACTGTAAAAGACCACAGCAACACTTCTGTCGAGTGTGTCAGCAGCAATGAAAATGGGGAAGCAAAAGAAAACCTCACCGTCCAAATAAACACGTCAGAAGAAGAGG ATCAATCCAAACAAGTATTAAAAATGGTTTCACGGCTGGAAGTCATCATTGCCTTTTTGATTGGGTTACTTCTTTCAGCAGTCCTTTGCTGTTTGGTAAAAAACTGCCACAG aaaaaaacagaagagtTCTGGACATCTGGATGAGACTCTGGAGATGGTGACCAGTCAAGAGGATCCACTG ATAGACGCTGGTCAAGAAGCCGAAGATGATCAGACCTACTACCAAGAGACTGCTGAGCTAGAAGGAGGAGCTGAGGCGGCAGAGCGAGCGACCACTGACCTCAACGGTGGACCAAAAGATGTGGAGTACGCCAGCATTGATTTCTCCGTGTTGAAAAGAAAGAGCCCCAGGAAGGCAGCAAAGACACAAGACACCACAGAGACGGAGTATGCAGAGATTAAGAAAGAAGtaaaagaggaaagagaaggcAATGACGGGGAGGAAGGTGATGTGTTGGAGGGCAAAGAGGAGGAGACGATGAtcagggaggatgaggagacaCAACATTGTGTtcctgaagaggaggaaggggaggacgAGGAAGTGTACTCCAATGTGAACGATATTATGGGTGAGATTTGA
- the LOC119497763 gene encoding myelin-associated glycoprotein-like isoform X2, which yields MFVLIWATLLFSVRGGDADTGASILREDCTNGFCISLSEGEITAEAGLCVVIPCSFTTIYRFTPQHLVWHKCEPSKRRCGDLDIIFHSNKDNKKVQSGFRGRVSLLEPDVSRRNCSIIINDVIESDSGAYQLRVNGLQYGSESGFTFSPRTIVSVKDLIQKPTVMIPPLTEGQQTTLTCTAPGLCSGSEPNITWTWRGAGEKASHITGNITALKTENLTAVTQRHSSTLMFNPSAEHHGTEVTCKVIFTNNITTEETVTLNVTYVKQVKTTGNTSVKEGETLNLTCSVDSFPPSLITWTKSSDENMLNGTKPNLQIETSTGLQNNTETFPQEESGMGTFSISNVTREYSGQYICRVKHVNNTLMENVDVTVIYLETPVITGDTTVKKGDAVNLTCSVESVPPPSHITWTILGSNINLHNGPDADLQNDKGSNTLVIPNVTAEDSGRYICTAQHLDETVTAYADVTVTWLSKILNSGCMILSDVLTCVCISEGFPLPTIKWPLLENHAEYSVTTTVSNHTVNSTATLTVKDHSNTSVECVSSNENGEAKENLTVQINTSEEEDQSKQVLKMVSRLEVIIAFLIGLLLSAVLCCLVKNCHRKKQKSSGHLDETLEMVTSQEDPLIDAGQEAEDDQTYYQETAELEGGAEAAERATTDLNGGPKDVEYASIDFSVLKRKSPRKAAKTQDTTETEYAEIKKEVKEEREGNDGEEGDVLEGKEEETMIREDEETQHCVPEEEEGEDEEVYSNVNDIMGEI from the exons ATGTTTGTTCTCATCTGGGCGactctgcttttctctgtgaGAGGCGGCGATGCTGACACAG GTGCATCAATTTTGAGAGAAGACTGTACAAATGGATTCTGTATCAGTCTTAGTGAAGGAGAAATAACAGCAGAGGCTGGACTCTGTGTTGTGATACCGTGTTCTTTCACCACCATTTACCGCTTTACACCCCAACATTTAGTTTGGCACAAATGTGAACCATCTAAACGAAGATGTGGAGATCTAGACATCATATTCCACTCTAACAAGGACAACAAAAAGGTTCAGTCTGGGTTTAGAGGACGAGTTTCACTGTTGGAGCCTGACGTGAGTCGGAGGAactgcagcatcatcatcaatgacgtcattgagtCCGACTCTGGAGCATATCAGCTCAGAGTTAATGGTCTCCAGTATGGGAGTGAGAGTGGATTTACATTTTCTCCAAGGACAATTGTCTCTGTTAAAG ATCTGATCCAGAAGCCCACAGTGATGATTCCTCCTCTGACAGAGGGACAGCAGACCACACTGACCTGCACTGCTCCTGGTCTCTGCTCTGGATCTGAACCTAACATCACCTGGACgtggagaggagcaggagagaaGGCCTCTCACATCACAGGAAACATCACAGCTCTCAAGACCGAGAACCTGACTGCtgtcacacagagacacagctCAACTTTGATGTTTAACCCTTCAGCTGAGCACCACGGCACTGAGGTCACCTGCAAGGTCATCTTCACCAACAACATCACTACGGAGGAGACAGTGACTCTGAATGTGACCT ATGTGAAGCAAGTTAAGACCACTGGAAATACAAGTGTGAAGGAGGGTGAGACTCTGAATCTGACCTGCAGTGTTGACagtttccctccatctctcatcACCTGGACTAAATCTTCTGACGAAAACATGCTAAATGGAACCAAACCGAATCTGCAGATCGAAACTTCAACTGGTCTGCAGAACAACACTGAGACCTTCCCACAGGAAGAAAGTGGAATGGGCACTTTTTCCATCTCTAATGTGACCAGAGAATATTCTGGACAGTACATCTGCAGAGTAAAACATGTGAATAACACCCTGATGGAAAACGTTGATGTAACAGTGATAT ATTTAGAGACACCTGTAATCACTGGTGATACAACTGTTAAGAAGGGAGATGCCGTGAATTTAACCTGCAGTGTTGAAAGTGTTCCTCCTCCGTCTCATATCACATGGACTATACTTGGCTCCAACATAAACCTACACAACGGACCTGATGCTGACCTGCAGAACGACAAAGGATCCAACACACTTGTCATCCCTAATGTGACGGCAGAAGATTCTGGACGGTACATCTGTACAGCACAACACCTGGACGAGACTGTGACTGCATATGCTGATGTAACAGTGACTT GGCTTTCAAAGATCTTAAACTCTGGATGTATGATTCTGTCGGATGTCCTGACCTGTGTGTGCATCAGCGAGGGGTTTCCTTTACCCACCATCAAATGGCCGCTGTTGGAGAACCACGCTGAGTACTCTGTCACCACCACTGTTTCCAACCACACAGTCAACAGCACCGCCACCCTAACTGTAAAAGACCACAGCAACACTTCTGTCGAGTGTGTCAGCAGCAATGAAAATGGGGAAGCAAAAGAAAACCTCACCGTCCAAATAAACACGTCAGAAGAAGAGG ATCAATCCAAACAAGTATTAAAAATGGTTTCACGGCTGGAAGTCATCATTGCCTTTTTGATTGGGTTACTTCTTTCAGCAGTCCTTTGCTGTTTGGTAAAAAACTGCCACAG aaaaaaacagaagagtTCTGGACATCTGGATGAGACTCTGGAGATGGTGACCAGTCAAGAGGATCCACTG ATAGACGCTGGTCAAGAAGCCGAAGATGATCAGACCTACTACCAAGAGACTGCTGAGCTAGAAGGAGGAGCTGAGGCGGCAGAGCGAGCGACCACTGACCTCAACGGTGGACCAAAAGATGTGGAGTACGCCAGCATTGATTTCTCCGTGTTGAAAAGAAAGAGCCCCAGGAAGGCAGCAAAGACACAAGACACCACAGAGACGGAGTATGCAGAGATTAAGAAAGAAGtaaaagaggaaagagaaggcAATGACGGGGAGGAAGGTGATGTGTTGGAGGGCAAAGAGGAGGAGACGATGAtcagggaggatgaggagacaCAACATTGTGTtcctgaagaggaggaaggggaggacgAGGAAGTGTACTCCAATGTGAACGATATTATGGGTGAGATTTGA
- the LOC119497763 gene encoding myelin-associated glycoprotein-like isoform X4 — MFVLIWATLLFSVRGSHAGPSIWREDCTNGVCFTEGETTAEAGLCVVIPCKFTSRYAPRNIVWYKCEPSKQSCGDSDIILQSDREVESGFKGRVSLLLPDVSQRTCSIIINDVTESDSGSYQLRVNSDLFRRGDGYSSRVNVSVKDLIQKPTVMIPPLIEGQQTTLTCTAPGLCSGSEPKITWMWRGAGEKASHITENIARNIPGFKYLTAATQRHSSTLMFNLSAEHHGTEVTCKVTFTNNITTEETVTLNVTYVKQVKTTGNTSVKEGETLNLTCSVDSFPPSLITWTKSSDENMLNGTKPNLQIETSTGLQNNTETFPQEESGMGTFSISNVTREYSGQYICRVKHVNNTLMENVDVTVIYLETPVITGDTTVKKGDAVNLTCSVESVPPPSHITWTILGSNINLHNGPDADLQNDKGSNTLVIPNVTAEDSGRYICTAQHLDETVTAYADVTVTWLSKILNSGCMILSDVLTCVCISEGFPLPTIKWPLLENHAEYSVTTTVSNHTVNSTATLTVKDHSNTSVECVSSNENGEAKENLTVQINTSEEEDQSKQVLKMVSRLEVIIAFLIGLLLSAVLCCLVKNCHRKKQKSSGHLDETLEMVTSQEDPLIDAGQEAEDDQTYYQETAELEGGAEAAERATTDLNGGPKDVEYASIDFSVLKRKSPRKAAKTQDTTETEYAEIKKEVKEEREGNDGEEGDVLEGKEEETMIREDEETQHCVPEEEEGEDEEVYSNVNDIMGEI; from the exons ATGTTTGTTCTCATCTGGGCgactctgctgttttctgtgaGAGGCAGCCATGCTG GTCCATCAATTTGGAGAGAAGACTGTACAAATGGAGTCTGTTTCACTGAAGGAGAAACAACAGCAGAGGCTGGACTCTGTGTTGTCATACCGTGTAAATTCACCAGTAGATACGCTCCCCGAAATATAGTTTGGTACAAATGTGAACCATCTAAACAAAGCTGTGGTGATTCAGACATCATATTACAGAGCGACAGAGAAGTTGAGTCTGGGTTCAAAGGACGAGTTTCACTGTTGCTGCCTGACGTGAGTCAGAGGAcctgcagcatcatcatcaaTGACGTCACAGAGTCCGACTCTGGATCATATCAGCTCAGAGTTAATAGTGACCTGTTCAGGAGGGGCGATGGATACTCTTCAAGAGTAAATGTCTCTGTCAAAG ATCTGATCCAGAAGCCCACAGTGATGATTCCTCCTCTGATAGAGGGACAGCAGACCACACTGACCTGCACTGCTCCTGGTCTCTGCTCTGGATCTGAACCTAAAATCACCTGGATgtggagaggagcaggagagaaGGCCTCTCACATCACAGAAAACATCGCAAGAAACATCCCAGGTTTCAAGTATCTGACTGCtgccacacagagacacagctCAACTTTGATGTTTAACCTTTCAGCTGAGCACCACGGCACTGAGGTCACCTGTAAGGTCACCTTCACCAACAACATCACTACAGAGGAGACAGTGACTCTGAATGTGACCT ATGTGAAGCAAGTTAAGACCACTGGAAATACAAGTGTGAAGGAGGGTGAGACTCTGAATCTGACCTGCAGTGTTGACagtttccctccatctctcatcACCTGGACTAAATCTTCTGACGAAAACATGCTAAATGGAACCAAACCGAATCTGCAGATCGAAACTTCAACTGGTCTGCAGAACAACACTGAGACCTTCCCACAGGAAGAAAGTGGAATGGGCACTTTTTCCATCTCTAATGTGACCAGAGAATATTCTGGACAGTACATCTGCAGAGTAAAACATGTGAATAACACCCTGATGGAAAACGTTGATGTAACAGTGATAT ATTTAGAGACACCTGTAATCACTGGTGATACAACTGTTAAGAAGGGAGATGCCGTGAATTTAACCTGCAGTGTTGAAAGTGTTCCTCCTCCGTCTCATATCACATGGACTATACTTGGCTCCAACATAAACCTACACAACGGACCTGATGCTGACCTGCAGAACGACAAAGGATCCAACACACTTGTCATCCCTAATGTGACGGCAGAAGATTCTGGACGGTACATCTGTACAGCACAACACCTGGACGAGACTGTGACTGCATATGCTGATGTAACAGTGACTT GGCTTTCAAAGATCTTAAACTCTGGATGTATGATTCTGTCGGATGTCCTGACCTGTGTGTGCATCAGCGAGGGGTTTCCTTTACCCACCATCAAATGGCCGCTGTTGGAGAACCACGCTGAGTACTCTGTCACCACCACTGTTTCCAACCACACAGTCAACAGCACCGCCACCCTAACTGTAAAAGACCACAGCAACACTTCTGTCGAGTGTGTCAGCAGCAATGAAAATGGGGAAGCAAAAGAAAACCTCACCGTCCAAATAAACACGTCAGAAGAAGAGG ATCAATCCAAACAAGTATTAAAAATGGTTTCACGGCTGGAAGTCATCATTGCCTTTTTGATTGGGTTACTTCTTTCAGCAGTCCTTTGCTGTTTGGTAAAAAACTGCCACAG aaaaaaacagaagagtTCTGGACATCTGGATGAGACTCTGGAGATGGTGACCAGTCAAGAGGATCCACTG ATAGACGCTGGTCAAGAAGCCGAAGATGATCAGACCTACTACCAAGAGACTGCTGAGCTAGAAGGAGGAGCTGAGGCGGCAGAGCGAGCGACCACTGACCTCAACGGTGGACCAAAAGATGTGGAGTACGCCAGCATTGATTTCTCCGTGTTGAAAAGAAAGAGCCCCAGGAAGGCAGCAAAGACACAAGACACCACAGAGACGGAGTATGCAGAGATTAAGAAAGAAGtaaaagaggaaagagaaggcAATGACGGGGAGGAAGGTGATGTGTTGGAGGGCAAAGAGGAGGAGACGATGAtcagggaggatgaggagacaCAACATTGTGTtcctgaagaggaggaaggggaggacgAGGAAGTGTACTCCAATGTGAACGATATTATGGGTGAGATTTGA
- the LOC119497763 gene encoding myelin-associated glycoprotein-like isoform X5, which produces MFVLIWATLLFSVRGSHAGPSIWREDCTNGVCFTEGETTAEAGLCVVIPCKFTSRYAPRNIVWYKCEPSKQSCGDSDIILQSDREVESGFKGRVSLLLPDVSQRTCSIIINDVTESDSGSYQLRVNSDLFRRGDGYSSRVNVSVKDLIQKPTVMIPPLTEGQQTTLTCTAPGLFSGSEPNITWTWRGAGEKASHITGNITALKTEYLTAVTQRHSSTLMFNPSVTQHHGTEVTCKVTFTNNITTEETVTLNVTYVKQVKTTGNTSVKEGETLNLTCSVDSFPPSLITWTKSSDENMLNGTKPNLQIETSTGLQNNTETFPQEESGMGTFSISNVTREYSGQYICRVKHVNNTLMENVDVTVIYLETPVITGDTTVKKGDAVNLTCSVESVPPPSHITWTILGSNINLHNGPDADLQNDKGSNTLVIPNVTAEDSGRYICTAQHLDETVTAYADVTVTWLSKILNSGCMILSDVLTCVCISEGFPLPTIKWPLLENHAEYSVTTTVSNHTVNSTATLTVKDHSNTSVECVSSNENGEAKENLTVQINTSEEEDQSKQVLKMVSRLEVIIAFLIGLLLSAVLCCLVKNCHRKKQKSSGHLDETLEMVTSQEDPLIDAGQEAEDDQTYYQETAELEGGAEAAERATTDLNGGPKDVEYASIDFSVLKRKSPRKAAKTQDTTETEYAEIKKEVKEEREGNDGEEGDVLEGKEEETMIREDEETQHCVPEEEEGEDEEVYSNVNDIMGEI; this is translated from the exons ATGTTTGTTCTCATCTGGGCgactctgctgttttctgtgaGAGGCAGCCATGCTG GTCCATCAATTTGGAGAGAAGACTGTACAAATGGAGTCTGTTTCACTGAAGGAGAAACAACAGCAGAGGCTGGACTCTGTGTTGTCATACCGTGTAAATTCACCAGTAGATACGCTCCCCGAAATATAGTTTGGTACAAATGTGAACCATCTAAACAAAGCTGTGGTGATTCAGACATCATATTACAGAGCGACAGAGAAGTTGAGTCTGGGTTCAAAGGACGAGTTTCACTGTTGCTGCCTGACGTGAGTCAGAGGAcctgcagcatcatcatcaaTGACGTCACAGAGTCCGACTCTGGATCATATCAGCTCAGAGTTAATAGTGACCTGTTCAGGAGGGGCGATGGATACTCTTCAAGAGTAAATGTCTCTGTCAAAG ATCTGATCCAGAAGCCCACAGTGATGATTCCTCCTCTGACAGAGGGACAGCAGACCACACTGACCTGCACTGCTCCTGGTCTCTTCTCTGGATCTGAACCTAACATCACCTGGACgtggagaggagcaggagagaaGGCCTCTCACATCACAGGAAACATCACAGCTCTCAAGACCGAGTACCTGACTGCtgtcacacagagacacagctCAACTTTGATGTTTAACCCTTCAGTCACCCAACACCATGGCACTGAGGTCACCTGTAAGGTCACCTTCACCAACAACATCACTACAGAGGAGACGGTGACTCTGAATGTGACCT ATGTGAAGCAAGTTAAGACCACTGGAAATACAAGTGTGAAGGAGGGTGAGACTCTGAATCTGACCTGCAGTGTTGACagtttccctccatctctcatcACCTGGACTAAATCTTCTGACGAAAACATGCTAAATGGAACCAAACCGAATCTGCAGATCGAAACTTCAACTGGTCTGCAGAACAACACTGAGACCTTCCCACAGGAAGAAAGTGGAATGGGCACTTTTTCCATCTCTAATGTGACCAGAGAATATTCTGGACAGTACATCTGCAGAGTAAAACATGTGAATAACACCCTGATGGAAAACGTTGATGTAACAGTGATAT ATTTAGAGACACCTGTAATCACTGGTGATACAACTGTTAAGAAGGGAGATGCCGTGAATTTAACCTGCAGTGTTGAAAGTGTTCCTCCTCCGTCTCATATCACATGGACTATACTTGGCTCCAACATAAACCTACACAACGGACCTGATGCTGACCTGCAGAACGACAAAGGATCCAACACACTTGTCATCCCTAATGTGACGGCAGAAGATTCTGGACGGTACATCTGTACAGCACAACACCTGGACGAGACTGTGACTGCATATGCTGATGTAACAGTGACTT GGCTTTCAAAGATCTTAAACTCTGGATGTATGATTCTGTCGGATGTCCTGACCTGTGTGTGCATCAGCGAGGGGTTTCCTTTACCCACCATCAAATGGCCGCTGTTGGAGAACCACGCTGAGTACTCTGTCACCACCACTGTTTCCAACCACACAGTCAACAGCACCGCCACCCTAACTGTAAAAGACCACAGCAACACTTCTGTCGAGTGTGTCAGCAGCAATGAAAATGGGGAAGCAAAAGAAAACCTCACCGTCCAAATAAACACGTCAGAAGAAGAGG ATCAATCCAAACAAGTATTAAAAATGGTTTCACGGCTGGAAGTCATCATTGCCTTTTTGATTGGGTTACTTCTTTCAGCAGTCCTTTGCTGTTTGGTAAAAAACTGCCACAG aaaaaaacagaagagtTCTGGACATCTGGATGAGACTCTGGAGATGGTGACCAGTCAAGAGGATCCACTG ATAGACGCTGGTCAAGAAGCCGAAGATGATCAGACCTACTACCAAGAGACTGCTGAGCTAGAAGGAGGAGCTGAGGCGGCAGAGCGAGCGACCACTGACCTCAACGGTGGACCAAAAGATGTGGAGTACGCCAGCATTGATTTCTCCGTGTTGAAAAGAAAGAGCCCCAGGAAGGCAGCAAAGACACAAGACACCACAGAGACGGAGTATGCAGAGATTAAGAAAGAAGtaaaagaggaaagagaaggcAATGACGGGGAGGAAGGTGATGTGTTGGAGGGCAAAGAGGAGGAGACGATGAtcagggaggatgaggagacaCAACATTGTGTtcctgaagaggaggaaggggaggacgAGGAAGTGTACTCCAATGTGAACGATATTATGGGTGAGATTTGA